Below is a window of Jatrophihabitans sp. DNA.
ACCCAGGCTCATGTTGTGCCCGGCCCCGGGCTGGCTGTCGAAGACCAACCTCGGTGACCTCAGGTGCCCGGTCAGCTCAAGGACCGCGCGCTTGTCATGCCTCCACCAGGACTCATGCTCAGCGAAGGTCAGGCGCAGCGGCACGCCGACGCGGGCCGCCACGGCGGGAAAGACCGCCGGCCAGCTCACGACGTCGCGACGCTCGCGCTGGGGCATGGGAGCGACCACGGTGGCGCAGGCTTGCAAGGCGCCCGGCGGGTACAGCGACGAGGGACCCCAGTGCCGCGAGGACCTGCTGTCGCTCAGACCGGCGTCTATCTCGGACCTGCTGAGGGCATAGCGGCGAGCGCATCCGGAGATGTCCAGACCCAGGAACTCCGACGGAGCCGCGGACGCCGCCAGGGTCAGCGCCACCTTGGCGCCGTAGGAGTGAGCCAGCAAGAAGACGCCCGCTCCGGTCCGGCGTCGAGCGGTGAAGTCCGCCAGCGCGGCGCGCACCGTTGTCGCCTGCTCACCGCGGCTCTGCCCTTCCGGCAGCGCGGCGCTGGAATCGCCGTAGCCCGGCCGGTCGATGGCCAGGACCGTGTACCCGAGCCGCGCTCCCAAGCTCAGCAGCGAGAGGTCAGGATGGGCCTGCCCGTCGAAGTAGCCGGCTGTCATGCCGCCGCCGTGCAGGGCGACCACCACCGCCCGGGTTTCGCCGGGCGGCTCTTTCAACAATGCCGACAGGGTGATTCCGCCTGCGTTGAGAGTGACACGGCGGACGCCTGCAGACATTGCGCGCCATGGTGCGGGTGAAGGCATGGGTGCTCCGCTCTGGAGAATGCGATGTGCGAGGAGTCAGAGACGCCCGCCACTGCCACCCGCGGCCGGCGACAAGGACTTCCGGCGCGGCGCTAAGCCGCGGTCTCGGGCGAGATCGGGGCCGGGTGGGGCGGGGGTCGAGTTCGGGGGTCGAGTTCGACGGCCACAGGACTTGGCCGTCGGGGCGGCCGAGCACGCCGGCCAGTTCCCTTGAGCGTGTCTCAGCCTTCTCCCATCCGAAACCCGACCCCGCGCACCGTGATGATCCAGCCGCTGGAGCCGAGCTTGGCCCGCAAGCTGCTGACGTGGGTGTCGATCGTGCGACGCGACCAGGACTCCCCCCAGACAGCCTCGGTCAGGCGGCTCCTGGTGATGACGGTGCCGGGATGGCTGGCGAGCAGGTAGAGCAGGTCGAACTCCTTGCGGGTCACGTCGATGATCCGGCCGGCGACCCGGACTTCCCGCAGGCGCGGATCTATCTCGAGGGACCCATGGGTGATCTTCTGAGCCTCGACCTCGACCACCGCGTGCTGCACGTGAGCGCGGCGCATGAGACCGTCGATGCGCGCTGTCAGCTGGCGAAAGTCATACGGCTCCCGCAAGTAGTCATCCGCGCCTGCCTGAAGTCCCAGCACGCAGTCCAGCTCAGTGCCCCGCTTGGCCAGCGCGATCAGCGGGGTGTCGCAGGCAGCCCTGATGTCGCGACAGACTTCCAGGCCGTCCCGGTCGGACAGTTCCAGGTGCAGCAGCACCAGCTCTGCCGACCAGTGCGCCGCCAACGCCGCTTGGCCGGTGTGCACGCACTCGACCTTGTGGCCGAGCTGACGCAGTCGCACGGCAAGCGCTTCGGCGTCGGCGTCGTCGCGGTCGACGAGGAGCACGTGCCAGCCCTGCGGCCGCGCGGCCGAGCTCTTGTCGACGGTGAAGGAGGCTGGCCGCTCGGCCAACAGCGAGCCCATGACCTGCCCGCTCACTGCTTGCCCTCCGTGGCATCGAACGCGGAGTGCCGCCCTTGATCCGGCACGGCGGTGATGTTGTCGGCGGTCAGCATGCCGCGGTAGGCCTTGGGAGCCACCGTGAACGTCCAGGCCAGTAGCTTCAGGCGGGTGGGCAGGCTCAGCCGGTACCGCCGCGCCGCCGGGTCACCGAACTTGTAGAGCGGCGGGATCACCCGTCTCTGGGACAGGAGCTTGAACACCCGTCCGGCCGCGACCGTGGGCAGCACCGCCTGCCGCTCCACCGCCTTCATGGCCTCGGCGCACCCGTCCACGGTCTTGGCGATGCCAGGAGCGAGGTCGAACCAGCCGACACCCTGATCGAACTGGGAAGCCGCGGCCCAGTTCCCGGCGCGCACCGCGTCGAGCCGGACCTTCTTCAACGCCAAGGCCGAGCTGATGCTCCACAGCAACCAGGCCCGCAGGAAGGCGTTCCACGACTGGAAGGACCGGGTCGCGATCCGGCCGGCGTGGGAGAAGTCCTCCTGATAGCTCAGCAACGACTGCTGGAACCGCTCGATATCCCGCATCGCCGCAGCGCTGGCCTCTGGCGTGGCCAGCGCTCCAGGCGCCAGCAGGATGGCCGCGCTGGCGTGCACGAGCTCGAGCAGCAACGTGAAGTCCTGCCCGAACAGCACCTCGCCCCGGTCCAGCCCCAGCTGCAGGACGAGTGCGGCGCTGCGATCCTCCCTCACTGAATCGCCATTCGGTCCGGTCCTCGCTCCTGCGTCGCTGCGATCCTCCCTCACTGGATCGCCATTCGGTCCGGTCCTCGCTCCTGCGTCGCCGGTCTGCCGCCAGGGCCCCTTCCTGCGCGCCCCACGCAACTGCAGCCCGATGTCGGGATACCGCTGACACAGCGCGGTCAGCGCCGCGTCAAGGTCGCCGGACCCGCCGACCTCGGAGGCAGGCACGCTCACCGACACCGCGCACCCGGCGTTCCGCGAGCCGGGGTGGTTGCCGAACGCCGCGACCTGCACCCAACCGCCACGGAAGCCGTGCACCGTGGCGCCCTCGCTCCAGGGCTGGGTGTAGCCGTCGTCCTTCGGGGGCTTGATCTGCTCGAACGGCGTCACGTCCTCGAAGTCGGCGGTGCCCGAGAGCATGCCCGGTTGGGATGCCGACGTGCCAGCGCACACCAGCGTCACCGCGTGCGCCCCCGTCCCGGGCAACGGCCCGGTGGTGTAGCGCGCTCCGTAACGCTGGGCCAGCTTCTTGGTGTGCCGCTGCACGTCAGGCAGGTAGGCATGCCACTCCGCATGCTCACCCGGCACGCTGAACTGCACGTTCTCCGAGCGGTCATGCGCCCGGCCGGATCGGTGGTAGACGAACCCCAGGCTCTGCTTCACGCCACTGCTGGCCTGCAACCAGGCCGGCAGTCTGCCGAACATCGCCAGGTCGGCGATCTCAGGCACCGAGAACCGGTCGGCCAGCAGGTGGAGCAGCTCGGCGGTGTAGGGAACCGTGGTCACCGCGACCGGGGCGAGTTCGGCCTCCTGCGACACCGTCA
It encodes the following:
- a CDS encoding alpha/beta fold hydrolase; amino-acid sequence: MSAGVRRVTLNAGGITLSALLKEPPGETRAVVVALHGGGMTAGYFDGQAHPDLSLLSLGARLGYTVLAIDRPGYGDSSAALPEGQSRGEQATTVRAALADFTARRRTGAGVFLLAHSYGAKVALTLAASAAPSEFLGLDISGCARRYALSRSEIDAGLSDSRSSRHWGPSSLYPPGALQACATVVAPMPQRERRDVVSWPAVFPAVAARVGVPLRLTFAEHESWWRHDKRAVLELTGHLRSPRLVFDSQPGAGHNMSLGWAARSYHLRALAFVQDCVTSRAEATPGAVLAAGPMMEMAMDRVGT
- a CDS encoding response regulator transcription factor → MSGQVMGSLLAERPASFTVDKSSAARPQGWHVLLVDRDDADAEALAVRLRQLGHKVECVHTGQAALAAHWSAELVLLHLELSDRDGLEVCRDIRAACDTPLIALAKRGTELDCVLGLQAGADDYLREPYDFRQLTARIDGLMRRAHVQHAVVEVEAQKITHGSLEIDPRLREVRVAGRIIDVTRKEFDLLYLLASHPGTVITRSRLTEAVWGESWSRRTIDTHVSSLRAKLGSSGWIITVRGVGFRMGEG